CCGCGACCAGCTCAGCCACCTCGGCACCGATCCGGGTCAGCTCGTCGGCGCCGCCCGGTGCCCCGGGATCGGTGCGCACCGCGCGGGCGATCAGGGTGGCCACCTGCCGCAGCTCCCCCTCCCGCATGCCCTGGGTGGTGACGCTCGGGGTGCCCACCCGCAGACCGGAGGCCACCATCGGCGGCTGTGGGTCGTACGGGATGGCGTTCTTGTTCAGGGTGATCGACGCGGCGTCGCAGCGTCGTTCCGCCTCGGCACCGGTCACCCCCACCTCCCGCAGGTCGATCAGGGCAAGGTGGGTGTCGGTGCCACCGGACACTGGGCGCATCCCCTCGTCGGCCAGCCCGGCGGCGAGCGCCTGGGCGTTGCTGACCACCTGCCTGGCGTACGTCTGGAACTCGGGCTGGGCGGCCTCGCGCAGCGCGACCGCCTTGGCCGCGACCGCGTGCATGAGCGGGCCGCCCTGAGTGAACGGGAAGACCGCCTTGTCGATCCGCTGGGCCAACGACTCGCGGCAGAGGATCATGCCGCCGCGTGGGCCGCGCAGCACCTTGTGGGTGGTGGCGCAGACGACGTCGGCGTATGGCACCGGGGACGGGATCGCCCGGCCGGCGACCAGGCCGATGAAGTGCGCCGCGTCCACCATCAGGTACGCCCCGACCTCGTCGGCGATCTCCCGGAACCGGGCGAAGTCGATCAGACGGGGGTACGCGGTGGCGCCACAAATGATCAACTTGGGGCGGTGCGCCCGAGCCAGATCCCGTACCTCGTCGTAGTCGATCAGCTCGTTGTCCGGGCGGACCGGGTAGCCGACCGGGTGGAACCACTTGCCGGAGAAGTTCACCCGGCTGCCGTGGGTGAGGTGC
The nucleotide sequence above comes from Micromonospora luteifusca. Encoded proteins:
- the glyA gene encoding serine hydroxymethyltransferase — encoded protein: METETSTFWGPDFAQLRATDPEIAGVVLGELDRLRGGLQLIASENLTSPAVLAALGSTLTNKYAEGYPGRRYYGGCAEVDRAEEIGIARAKELFGAEHANLQPHSGASANLAAYAALVQPGDTVLAMDLPHGGHLTHGSRVNFSGKWFHPVGYPVRPDNELIDYDEVRDLARAHRPKLIICGATAYPRLIDFARFREIADEVGAYLMVDAAHFIGLVAGRAIPSPVPYADVVCATTHKVLRGPRGGMILCRESLAQRIDKAVFPFTQGGPLMHAVAAKAVALREAAQPEFQTYARQVVSNAQALAAGLADEGMRPVSGGTDTHLALIDLREVGVTGAEAERRCDAASITLNKNAIPYDPQPPMVASGLRVGTPSVTTQGMREGELRQVATLIARAVRTDPGAPGGADELTRIGAEVAELVAAFPAYPRG